A genomic stretch from Pseudomonas mendocina includes:
- the amn gene encoding AMP nucleosidase, protein MSSDSGFVAVSSAEEAVDRLVMLYQQASQALRQALKAYLANRERPSAEQQRLFRYPELRLHYACLEEAPASVRAFAKVQVPGEYRVTVTQPEALRKYLLEQLRPLLAEFSVQLEVGLSEQNIPYPYVVEQGDELGGKGVTAAELARVFPSTDLSAATDGIADGLENWEDRETLPLALFDAARTDFSLRRLVHYTGSDWRHVQPWILLTNYHRYVDQFIRHGLDVLQSDSRFTQMVLPGNVVVKRGMPEGEMQAIIETVVWHRYQMPAYHLKSDDGHGITLVNIGVGPSNAKNITDHLAVLRPHCWLMIGHCGGLRQSQTIGDYVLAHAYMRRDGILDRVLPPNIPLPALAEVQQALQEAARQVTGEEGDELKKRLRTGTVLTYDDRNWELRWAQERPLINLSRAVAVDMESGTIAAQGYRLRVPYGTLLCVSDKPLHSEIKLPGAAGAFYERAVTQHLHIGIAALELLRGQVTSLHSRKLRSFDEPPFR, encoded by the coding sequence ATGTCGTCAGATTCGGGCTTTGTAGCGGTCAGCAGTGCTGAAGAGGCTGTTGATCGCCTCGTGATGCTTTATCAGCAGGCCAGTCAGGCCCTGCGTCAGGCGCTCAAGGCGTACTTAGCTAACCGTGAACGCCCCAGTGCCGAGCAGCAGCGCTTGTTCCGTTACCCAGAGCTGCGCCTGCACTATGCCTGCCTGGAGGAAGCGCCAGCGAGCGTGCGCGCTTTTGCCAAGGTGCAGGTACCGGGGGAGTACCGGGTCACCGTGACTCAGCCGGAGGCCTTGCGTAAATACTTGCTGGAGCAGCTGCGTCCGTTGCTGGCGGAATTCAGCGTGCAGCTAGAGGTGGGCCTGAGTGAACAGAATATCCCCTATCCGTATGTGGTGGAGCAGGGCGACGAGTTAGGCGGCAAAGGCGTAACGGCTGCCGAGTTGGCGCGGGTGTTCCCGAGCACTGACCTGTCCGCTGCCACCGATGGCATCGCCGATGGCCTGGAAAATTGGGAAGACCGCGAAACCCTGCCGCTGGCACTGTTTGATGCAGCACGTACGGATTTCTCCCTGCGCCGCCTGGTGCATTACACCGGCAGCGATTGGCGCCATGTGCAGCCATGGATTCTGCTGACCAACTATCACCGTTACGTGGATCAGTTCATTCGCCATGGTCTGGATGTGCTGCAAAGCGATTCACGTTTCACCCAAATGGTGCTGCCCGGCAACGTCGTGGTTAAGCGCGGCATGCCCGAAGGCGAGATGCAGGCCATCATCGAAACTGTGGTCTGGCACCGTTACCAAATGCCCGCCTACCACCTTAAAAGTGACGATGGTCATGGCATAACTCTGGTCAATATCGGGGTTGGCCCGTCCAACGCCAAGAACATCACTGACCACCTGGCCGTGCTGCGCCCGCATTGCTGGCTGATGATCGGCCACTGCGGCGGCCTGCGTCAGTCGCAGACGATTGGTGACTATGTGCTGGCTCATGCTTATATGCGCCGCGACGGCATTCTTGACAGGGTGTTGCCACCGAATATTCCACTGCCTGCACTGGCAGAGGTGCAGCAAGCGCTGCAAGAGGCCGCTAGGCAGGTCACCGGCGAGGAAGGGGATGAACTGAAGAAGCGCCTGCGCACCGGCACCGTATTGACCTACGACGACCGCAACTGGGAGCTGCGCTGGGCGCAGGAACGGCCGCTGATCAATCTGTCCCGCGCGGTGGCGGTGGACATGGAAAGCGGCACCATCGCCGCTCAGGGTTACCGTCTGCGGGTGCCCTACGGCACATTGCTGTGCGTGTCAGACAAACCCCTGCACAGTGAAATCAAGCTGCCCGGTGCCGCGGGCGCGTTCTACGAGCGGGCAGTGACCCAGCATCTGCATATCGGTATCGCAGCGCTAGAGCTGTTGCGTGGGCAGGTGACATCGCTGCACTCGCGCAAACTGCGCAGCTTCGACGAACCGCCGTTTCGCTAA
- a CDS encoding acyl-CoA dehydrogenase family protein, which translates to MNASQYAETHEVFNQVPSLDGANLYRLDLPLQEWVARFGGGWGEEQLHAYGALAGGPLMAAGFLANEQKPVLRTHDRYGNRIDQVDFHPAYHELMRTAIEHGLPSLPWTHPVQGANVVRAGLGYLHSQAEAASGCPLTMTFAAVPAIQLQRDVAEKWLPKILATEYDPRNVPMEQKAGVTIGMAMTEKQGGTDVRANTTRAYPVGVGGPGQLYELVGHKWFCSAPMCDAFLTLAQTDKGLTCFLVPRHRPDGSRNQFYIQRLKNKLGNWANASSEIEYRGALAWMLGEEGRGVPTIIEMVAMTRFDCMMGSSSLMRQALTQASHHCANRKVGGRVLAEQPLMQNVLADLALESEAALALTLRMGKALDNPHDEHEAKFARLVTAVGKYWICKRAPEMVAEASECMGGAGYVEETIMPRLYREAPVNSIWEGSGNVQCLDVLRALSKEPGVLDALFHELGDGHGDRALAAHILHLKKAFTDTSDIQYRARQLTEDMAVGLQAKLLLEAGNSAVSDAFISSRIAHKSRVYGTLERGLDVEAVLARSTPAVL; encoded by the coding sequence ATGAACGCCAGCCAGTACGCCGAAACCCATGAAGTGTTCAACCAGGTGCCCTCCTTGGATGGTGCCAATCTGTATCGCCTCGATTTGCCATTGCAGGAGTGGGTTGCCCGATTCGGCGGGGGGTGGGGGGAGGAACAGCTGCATGCCTACGGTGCACTGGCGGGCGGCCCCCTTATGGCTGCGGGTTTTCTTGCCAATGAGCAAAAGCCCGTTCTGCGTACACATGACCGTTATGGCAATCGTATTGATCAGGTTGACTTTCACCCGGCCTATCACGAGTTGATGAGAACAGCTATTGAGCATGGCTTGCCGTCTTTGCCTTGGACGCATCCGGTGCAGGGGGCCAATGTCGTTCGTGCAGGCTTAGGCTATTTGCACAGTCAGGCCGAGGCTGCATCCGGCTGCCCATTGACCATGACTTTTGCAGCTGTGCCTGCCATTCAATTGCAGCGAGATGTCGCCGAAAAGTGGCTGCCGAAGATTTTGGCGACCGAGTACGACCCGCGTAACGTACCCATGGAGCAGAAGGCTGGCGTCACCATTGGTATGGCGATGACGGAGAAGCAGGGCGGCACTGATGTGCGTGCAAATACCACCCGTGCGTATCCGGTTGGCGTAGGCGGGCCGGGACAATTGTATGAGTTGGTCGGGCACAAGTGGTTCTGCTCAGCCCCGATGTGTGATGCCTTTCTGACGTTGGCGCAGACCGACAAAGGCCTGACCTGTTTCCTCGTACCACGCCATCGCCCGGATGGTTCGCGAAATCAGTTTTATATCCAGCGCCTTAAAAACAAATTGGGTAACTGGGCCAACGCTTCCAGCGAAATTGAGTATCGGGGGGCGTTGGCATGGATGCTCGGTGAGGAAGGGCGCGGGGTGCCGACCATTATTGAAATGGTGGCCATGACCCGTTTCGATTGCATGATGGGCTCTAGCTCGCTGATGCGTCAGGCCCTGACGCAGGCCAGTCACCATTGCGCCAACCGTAAAGTGGGCGGGCGTGTACTGGCGGAACAACCATTGATGCAGAACGTGCTGGCTGATCTGGCCCTTGAAAGCGAAGCCGCACTGGCGTTGACGCTGCGTATGGGGAAGGCGCTGGATAATCCCCATGACGAGCATGAGGCAAAGTTTGCTCGCCTGGTTACAGCAGTGGGCAAGTACTGGATCTGCAAGCGGGCGCCGGAAATGGTCGCCGAAGCCAGCGAATGCATGGGCGGGGCCGGTTATGTCGAAGAAACCATCATGCCGCGCCTGTACCGCGAAGCGCCGGTCAACTCCATCTGGGAAGGTTCCGGTAACGTGCAGTGTCTGGATGTGTTGCGTGCCTTGTCGAAAGAACCAGGTGTCTTGGATGCGCTGTTCCATGAGTTGGGCGACGGCCATGGTGACCGCGCCTTAGCTGCGCACATTTTGCACCTGAAAAAGGCCTTCACTGATACCTCGGACATTCAATACCGCGCCCGCCAGCTGACCGAAGACATGGCGGTTGGTCTGCAGGCCAAGTTGCTGCTGGAGGCAGGTAACAGTGCCGTATCGGATGCCTTTATTAGCAGCCGCATTGCCCATAAGTCGCGGGTTTACGGCACCTTGGAGCGTGGTTTGGATGTCGAGGCGGTGCTGGCGCGCAGCACCCCGGCAGTGCTGTAA
- a CDS encoding MFS transporter: MKRWLLTLLIFTASVVGLSMGATLPLVSLRLHESGASSLLIGLISAVPAAGMILAAMLTRLLTLRFSGRHLYVACFAISVASMAALELFGDSLILLGLSRLLLGVAMGIAVILGESWVNELCDEQRRGQIVALYAASFTGFQLVGPALISLLGAQSPWLVILVCLANLLALILVARYLPDQTIEEESEQRSFSLVGFIKVAPALCLGVLFFAFFDAVVLSLFPVYASSHGYALGVAALMASIILAGDMLFQVPLGWLSDRLDRRSLHLLCGVVTLALGAALPWLISHSQLLWPALVLMGAAAGGIYTLALVLIGQDFRGSDLVTANACVGMLWGIGSLSGPLLSGALMNSGSNGLPLALCLAASVFVAAAMLSLGWARRVRANAQ; encoded by the coding sequence ATGAAACGCTGGTTGTTAACGCTGTTGATTTTCACTGCATCGGTGGTGGGCCTAAGTATGGGCGCCACATTACCCTTAGTCTCCTTACGCCTGCATGAATCCGGTGCAAGCTCTCTGCTGATCGGCCTGATCAGCGCTGTCCCGGCGGCTGGGATGATCCTCGCAGCAATGCTGACCCGTCTGCTCACCCTGCGTTTCAGTGGCCGCCATCTGTACGTTGCCTGTTTTGCCATAAGCGTAGCCAGCATGGCAGCACTGGAGCTATTTGGCGACTCACTCATCCTGTTGGGGCTGTCGCGCCTGCTGCTGGGTGTGGCCATGGGCATTGCGGTGATTCTGGGTGAATCATGGGTTAATGAGCTGTGCGACGAGCAGCGGCGGGGACAGATTGTTGCCCTCTACGCTGCTAGCTTCACTGGATTTCAACTGGTCGGTCCGGCTCTGATCAGCCTGCTCGGCGCACAAAGTCCGTGGCTGGTGATTTTGGTCTGCCTGGCCAATCTGCTGGCGCTGATTCTGGTTGCCCGTTATCTGCCTGACCAGACAATCGAAGAAGAAAGCGAACAACGCAGCTTCTCTCTGGTGGGGTTTATTAAGGTGGCACCGGCGCTGTGCCTGGGTGTGCTGTTTTTCGCCTTTTTTGATGCGGTGGTACTCTCGCTGTTCCCTGTGTATGCCAGCAGCCACGGCTATGCCCTTGGTGTTGCAGCGTTAATGGCCAGCATTATTCTGGCTGGGGATATGCTGTTTCAGGTGCCGTTAGGCTGGCTCAGTGACCGCCTTGACCGGCGCAGCCTGCATCTGCTGTGCGGTGTTGTAACCCTGGCGCTGGGGGCCGCACTCCCGTGGTTGATCAGTCATAGCCAACTGCTGTGGCCAGCCCTGGTGCTCATGGGCGCTGCTGCCGGGGGTATTTACACCCTGGCATTGGTGCTAATCGGTCAGGACTTTCGCGGCAGCGATCTGGTCACCGCCAACGCCTGCGTCGGCATGCTCTGGGGCATTGGCAGCCTGAGCGGGCCGTTACTCAGCGGTGCACTGATGAACAGCGGCTCAAATGGTCTGCCACTGGCCCTGTGCCTAGCCGCCAGTGTCTTCGTCGCAGCAGCCATGTTGAGCCTGGGTTGGGCCCGACGTGTACGCGCCAATGCCCAGTGA
- a CDS encoding TetR/AcrR family transcriptional regulator — MAYRTTALRIDRDQALRQRIVACALERVAQGGFAALTMQGLAEEVGIATGSLYRHFAGKGSLAATVFAVASQREVDALAAVIETQGDPVQRLKAGVERFAARAWSSRQLAFALIAEPVEPEVDEQRLRFREAYAELFAQLLQDGQARGVFCVQPINLVAACLVGAIAEALVGPLSPQARADREAGYPTPSLDEVSQALVTFCLRAVGAKEAQ, encoded by the coding sequence ATGGCCTATCGCACCACCGCACTCCGTATTGACCGTGATCAGGCGTTGCGCCAGCGCATCGTGGCCTGCGCCTTGGAGCGTGTGGCGCAGGGTGGGTTTGCCGCATTGACCATGCAGGGGCTAGCGGAGGAAGTTGGGATCGCCACCGGCAGTCTGTATCGCCACTTCGCCGGTAAAGGCAGCTTGGCCGCAACGGTGTTTGCAGTGGCCAGCCAGCGTGAGGTGGACGCCCTGGCAGCGGTCATTGAGACGCAAGGTGATCCCGTCCAGCGCCTAAAGGCAGGGGTTGAGCGTTTTGCTGCTCGGGCCTGGAGCAGCCGTCAGCTGGCGTTTGCCCTCATCGCAGAGCCTGTCGAACCTGAAGTGGATGAGCAGCGTTTGCGCTTTCGTGAGGCTTACGCTGAGTTGTTCGCTCAACTGTTGCAAGACGGACAAGCGCGGGGCGTGTTCTGCGTTCAACCTATCAACCTCGTTGCAGCCTGCCTGGTTGGCGCTATTGCTGAAGCGCTGGTTGGGCCGCTTTCCCCTCAAGCCCGCGCGGACCGCGAGGCCGGTTATCCCACCCCAAGCCTGGACGAAGTTAGCCAGGCCCTTGTCACCTTTTGTCTGCGCGCCGTCGGCGCCAAGGAAGCTCAGTGA
- a CDS encoding bifunctional hydroxymethylpyrimidine kinase/phosphomethylpyrimidine kinase encodes MKTPTSRPVVLCLSGHDPVGGAGLQADIEALLAQGCHAAPAVTALTVQDTVDVSDFRVLDRDWVLAQANAIIDDLQVQAVKLGMLGSVEMVDTVLEIMQRLPGVPLVCDPVLRAGGGGALGKDEVGYAMRERLFAASTIATPNLPEARILAELPNGSADECAEKLLPYIRHLLITGGHGDEQEVHNRLYSRDGSQHTFVCQRLPGNYHGSGCTLASTLAGRLALGQELVSAVELSLDYTWRTLRDAEQPGRGQYIPRRLPLDFC; translated from the coding sequence ATGAAAACACCTACTTCTCGCCCCGTTGTTCTCTGCTTGTCCGGCCATGACCCTGTAGGCGGTGCTGGTTTGCAGGCAGATATCGAAGCACTCCTGGCCCAAGGCTGTCATGCAGCTCCTGCTGTCACAGCACTGACCGTCCAGGATACCGTTGATGTTTCCGACTTCCGCGTACTGGATCGCGACTGGGTGCTGGCACAGGCCAACGCGATTATTGATGACTTGCAGGTGCAGGCCGTCAAGCTCGGTATGCTCGGTTCAGTGGAGATGGTCGATACGGTCCTTGAAATCATGCAGCGCCTTCCCGGTGTGCCGTTGGTCTGCGACCCCGTCCTGCGTGCAGGCGGCGGCGGCGCCTTGGGTAAAGATGAGGTCGGCTATGCCATGCGCGAGCGTCTTTTCGCTGCCTCCACCATCGCCACCCCCAACCTGCCGGAAGCACGGATTCTGGCTGAACTGCCCAACGGCAGTGCAGATGAGTGCGCAGAAAAACTGCTGCCCTATATCCGTCACCTGCTGATCACCGGCGGGCATGGCGATGAACAAGAAGTACACAACCGTCTGTACAGCCGGGATGGCAGCCAACACACCTTTGTCTGCCAACGCCTGCCCGGGAACTATCATGGTTCCGGCTGCACCCTCGCCAGTACCCTCGCGGGTCGCCTGGCCTTAGGGCAAGAACTGGTCAGCGCAGTGGAACTGTCACTGGACTATACGTGGCGC
- a CDS encoding GNAT family N-acetyltransferase has product MQIETPSSSELPRLVEVWEAAVRATHDFLPEADLQLIKPLLISQYFPQLQLTCIRDQQGTIQGFSGSAEGKVEMLFVAPAAHGKGLGKALLNDAINRLGATEVDVNEQNPQAVAFYLSQGFEVVSRSPLDGGGRPFPILHLRLASHRH; this is encoded by the coding sequence ATGCAGATTGAAACACCCTCCAGCAGTGAACTGCCGCGCCTCGTTGAGGTATGGGAGGCCGCCGTGCGCGCCACCCACGATTTTCTACCCGAAGCTGATCTGCAACTGATCAAACCTTTGCTAATTAGCCAGTATTTTCCTCAATTGCAGCTGACCTGCATCCGTGATCAGCAGGGCACTATTCAAGGCTTTTCCGGCTCAGCTGAGGGCAAGGTGGAAATGCTCTTTGTGGCCCCAGCAGCCCACGGCAAGGGGCTTGGCAAGGCGTTGCTGAACGATGCCATCAATCGCCTCGGCGCAACCGAAGTGGATGTGAACGAGCAGAACCCACAGGCTGTGGCCTTCTACCTGAGCCAGGGTTTTGAAGTCGTCAGCCGCTCACCATTAGATGGTGGCGGCCGTCCCTTCCCGATCCTGCACCTGCGCCTTGCCAGCCACCGTCATTAG
- a CDS encoding 7TM diverse intracellular signaling domain-containing protein: MPYIFLCVLLLLPRLADALVFDETSQKIPLGTEIMVFEDVSGDATVEDVTSPAMQGRFRPHDVQTLNAGLSTSVFWIRVDLTYQPQQLKGAQPWWLVLTYPPLDDVRLYQVNPQGLVALTEHTGDTLPYSSRMIKRPDYVFELLLEPGQPQTLYLRIETQGVLLAPLTLWSPKAYLEFFPKDAYALGALFGVLLVMTVYNLFIFISVRDISYLYYILYITSFGMYLLTLKGLATELLWPESPDWINVSMPFWISASCLFGAQFVRKFLHMSEHSIWADRFLILFMGVAVTVMVLSVTMDYRLPMILATYLTIIGTATAFCSGLLAWFNGMRVARYFIIAWSALLSGALISALMGVGIVPSNLFTMNASQIGCAIEVSLLSLALADRINALKEEQARVHKESSLKLEGLNRELAASNLLKDQFLSTVTHELRTPMIGVLGSLELMQTVPMDDELAQYHQTAHVSANTMMGMVNNIIHLTELQAGRLYPHREAYSLQGLIYGLRAKYQQHAAARGLQMTVNVDERLPDMLEGDARMVSQALSCLLDNALKFTHQGGVTLSFSLGAGTGSFLPLLIDIEDSGVGFTPAEGAKLYEHFQQLDGSNTRAYGGLGIGLSICRQVLMLMGGEVSHESTPGQGTLFHIVLPNCVPVTRAESTATLRRAGAPVRQAGECRVLLVKSNFANRLLIRGMLLRLGYRVCCAESGEEALEFLRRERVDAVLLDTQMPGMDGYATCRALRLLPGCEMLPVLALTASQQPVERERYIAAGMTDCLEKPVKFEQLRELLDAWVLCQPA; this comes from the coding sequence ATGCCTTATATCTTCCTGTGCGTTCTTCTGCTGCTGCCAAGGCTGGCCGATGCGCTGGTATTTGATGAGACCTCCCAGAAAATCCCGTTAGGCACCGAAATTATGGTGTTTGAGGATGTGAGCGGTGACGCGACGGTCGAAGATGTGACGTCTCCCGCCATGCAAGGCCGATTCCGTCCGCACGATGTACAGACGCTGAATGCCGGCCTTTCCACATCGGTGTTCTGGATTAGGGTCGATCTGACCTATCAGCCTCAGCAGCTAAAGGGGGCTCAGCCATGGTGGTTGGTGCTGACCTATCCGCCGCTGGATGATGTCCGGCTGTATCAGGTCAATCCTCAGGGGCTTGTAGCGCTTACTGAGCACACCGGCGATACGCTGCCGTATTCAAGCCGGATGATTAAGCGACCGGATTATGTTTTTGAGCTGCTGCTTGAGCCAGGGCAGCCGCAGACGCTCTATCTGCGTATAGAAACTCAGGGGGTATTGCTCGCACCGCTAACCTTGTGGTCGCCCAAAGCGTATTTGGAGTTTTTTCCCAAAGATGCCTATGCGCTGGGCGCTCTGTTTGGGGTTCTGCTGGTAATGACAGTCTACAACCTGTTCATTTTTATCAGCGTGCGGGATATCAGCTACCTCTATTACATCCTCTATATCACGTCATTCGGGATGTACCTGCTGACACTTAAGGGGCTTGCGACTGAGTTGTTGTGGCCTGAGAGCCCAGACTGGATCAATGTCTCGATGCCATTTTGGATCAGCGCATCGTGCTTGTTTGGCGCTCAGTTCGTGCGCAAGTTCCTGCATATGTCTGAGCACAGCATATGGGCTGACCGCTTTCTAATACTGTTCATGGGTGTTGCGGTTACTGTCATGGTGCTAAGTGTGACCATGGACTACCGACTGCCTATGATTCTGGCGACTTATCTGACGATAATCGGTACAGCTACAGCGTTTTGTTCTGGTTTGCTCGCTTGGTTTAACGGCATGCGGGTGGCCCGGTATTTCATTATTGCGTGGAGTGCTTTGCTGTCGGGGGCTTTGATAAGCGCTCTGATGGGGGTCGGCATCGTGCCCTCCAACCTCTTTACCATGAATGCCAGTCAGATCGGTTGTGCGATTGAGGTCAGTCTTTTGTCGTTGGCCTTGGCAGACCGCATTAATGCATTAAAAGAGGAGCAGGCCAGAGTCCACAAGGAAAGCAGCCTTAAGCTTGAGGGCTTAAACCGAGAGCTGGCGGCCAGTAACCTGCTCAAGGATCAATTTCTCTCGACCGTTACCCATGAGCTTCGTACCCCCATGATTGGTGTATTGGGTTCGTTGGAGTTGATGCAGACGGTGCCAATGGATGATGAGCTGGCTCAGTACCATCAGACAGCCCATGTTTCAGCTAACACGATGATGGGGATGGTTAATAACATCATTCATTTGACTGAGCTGCAGGCGGGGCGCCTGTACCCGCATCGAGAAGCCTACAGCCTGCAGGGCCTGATCTATGGATTGAGGGCCAAGTATCAGCAGCATGCAGCCGCCCGAGGTCTGCAAATGACCGTGAACGTAGATGAGCGCCTGCCTGACATGCTTGAAGGCGATGCCCGTATGGTCAGCCAAGCGCTTAGTTGTTTGCTCGACAATGCTCTCAAGTTCACCCATCAGGGTGGCGTTACATTGAGCTTTTCCTTGGGGGCTGGGACAGGGAGCTTTCTGCCGCTGTTAATAGATATTGAAGACAGTGGGGTTGGATTTACTCCCGCTGAGGGGGCGAAACTCTATGAGCACTTTCAGCAGCTAGACGGTTCCAATACACGGGCCTATGGTGGGTTGGGCATTGGCCTATCGATATGTCGCCAAGTTCTCATGTTGATGGGTGGCGAGGTCTCCCATGAATCAACGCCGGGTCAGGGCACTCTTTTTCACATAGTACTGCCCAATTGCGTGCCTGTGACTCGTGCTGAATCAACCGCAACCCTGCGTAGGGCTGGGGCACCTGTACGCCAGGCAGGCGAATGTAGGGTGTTGTTGGTCAAGAGCAACTTCGCCAACCGTCTGTTGATCCGTGGCATGCTGCTGCGCTTGGGCTACCGAGTGTGTTGCGCCGAGTCCGGTGAAGAGGCGCTGGAGTTTTTGCGTCGCGAGCGGGTGGATGCGGTACTGCTAGACACACAAATGCCTGGCATGGATGGTTATGCAACCTGCCGTGCACTGAGACTGTTACCGGGCTGCGAGATGTTGCCCGTCTTGGCCTTGACCGCTTCACAGCAGCCCGTTGAAAGAGAACGCTATATCGCAGCGGGCATGACAGACTGCCTAGAAAAGCCGGTTAAGTTCGAGCAACTGCGGGAGCTTCTTGATGCATGGGTGTTGTGCCAGCCTGCTTGA